From a single Candidatus Nitrospira nitrosa genomic region:
- a CDS encoding endonuclease domain-containing protein: MAQQDQDFLAPNGGEGKGEGARSSGHARGLRRRQTESERVLWQRLRDRQLHQSKFRRQHPIGPYIVDFCCPAYRLVVELDGGYHAAQIRADERRTTFLMQRGYQVLRFWDHDVLANREAVLQAIEQALSHPLPLRRRG; encoded by the coding sequence ATGGCGCAACAAGATCAAGACTTCCTCGCCCCCAACGGGGGAGAGGGCAAGGGTGAGGGGGCCAGGAGTTCTGGGCATGCCAGAGGGCTTCGCCGAAGACAGACCGAGAGTGAGCGGGTGCTTTGGCAGCGGTTGCGTGACCGGCAACTCCATCAGTCCAAATTTCGTCGACAGCATCCCATCGGTCCATACATCGTCGATTTCTGTTGTCCGGCCTACCGACTCGTGGTGGAGCTCGATGGCGGCTACCATGCTGCGCAGATTCGTGCAGATGAGCGGCGAACAACCTTCCTCATGCAGCGTGGCTATCAGGTACTTCGGTTTTGGGATCACGATGTGCTAGCTAATCGTGAGGCTGTATTGCAGGCGATTGAACAGGCCTTGTCCCACCCTCTCCCTCTGAGAAGGAGAGGGTGA
- a CDS encoding type II toxin-antitoxin system RelE/ParE family toxin yields MRILEYLDLQARSPFSIWFEGLNAEAAAKVTTALYQITTGNWSNVKGVGSVVFERKIHAGPGYRIYFGKDGAQLVILLGGSTKQRQQQAIKTAIERWADYKRRKSSKIG; encoded by the coding sequence ATCCGTATACTTGAATATCTTGATCTGCAGGCTCGCTCACCGTTTTCTATTTGGTTTGAGGGGCTGAATGCTGAGGCGGCTGCTAAGGTAACAACAGCGCTCTATCAGATTACTACTGGCAATTGGTCAAATGTAAAGGGTGTGGGGTCAGTTGTCTTTGAGCGAAAGATCCATGCGGGGCCTGGGTATCGAATCTATTTTGGTAAGGACGGTGCCCAACTCGTTATTCTATTGGGAGGCAGTACAAAGCAGAGACAGCAGCAGGCGATTAAGACGGCCATAGAGCGATGGGCAGACTACAAACGTCGTAAGAGTAGCAAGATAGGTTGA
- a CDS encoding DUF190 domain-containing protein translates to MPIENGCVLRIYAGEADKHNGRPLYEWIVAQAHARQLAGATVYRGLMGFGPHTRVIHTFKIERLAENLPITIEIIDTRDKVEEFLAFLEPQVSTDLFTTVQMIEIRSIQGQTK, encoded by the coding sequence ATGCCTATTGAAAACGGTTGTGTTCTGAGAATCTACGCAGGGGAAGCGGACAAACACAACGGGCGGCCGCTTTATGAATGGATCGTCGCTCAAGCCCATGCCCGGCAACTAGCAGGCGCTACCGTCTACCGAGGGCTCATGGGATTCGGGCCCCACACCCGTGTGATCCACACCTTCAAGATTGAACGGTTGGCTGAGAATCTCCCCATCACCATTGAGATTATCGATACGCGCGACAAAGTCGAAGAGTTCCTCGCCTTCCTCGAACCACAGGTCTCGACAGACCTCTTCACCACGGTGCAGATGATCGAAATACGCTCTATTCAAGGACAGACCAAGTAA
- a CDS encoding DJ-1/PfpI family protein, with the protein MEQASDGKNLQVAILLYDGMTALDAIGPYEVLQAPGLKTDVRFVATQRGVKRTDFGKLRLTADYSLDETPRPDILLIPGTPYPQAVMGDPKVIEWITQAHKTTKWTTSVCTGALALAAAGVLQGLQATTHWLAIDALKQFGAIPTKERVVRQGKVLTAAGVSSGIDMALTLVAEEFGADAAQLTQLLIEYDPQPPFNAGSPDKAPAQIVTAASEAFAKLQATQ; encoded by the coding sequence ATGGAACAGGCAAGTGATGGAAAGAACTTACAAGTTGCGATCTTATTGTACGACGGCATGACCGCGCTGGACGCGATCGGCCCTTACGAAGTCCTTCAGGCACCAGGGCTCAAGACCGATGTCCGCTTTGTCGCAACTCAGCGAGGTGTGAAACGAACGGATTTTGGCAAACTTCGCCTCACCGCTGACTACTCGCTGGACGAGACACCCAGACCCGATATTCTCCTCATCCCCGGCACACCCTATCCGCAAGCCGTGATGGGCGATCCCAAAGTCATCGAGTGGATCACGCAGGCGCACAAGACCACCAAGTGGACGACTTCGGTCTGTACCGGGGCCTTAGCCCTTGCCGCAGCTGGCGTGCTTCAAGGCCTGCAAGCGACGACCCATTGGCTCGCCATTGATGCCCTGAAACAATTCGGCGCGATCCCGACCAAGGAGCGAGTCGTCCGTCAGGGGAAGGTCCTCACGGCTGCCGGCGTCTCATCCGGAATTGATATGGCACTCACCTTGGTCGCCGAAGAATTCGGCGCCGATGCCGCTCAGCTCACACAACTCCTCATTGAGTACGACCCGCAGCCCCCATTCAATGCCGGGAGTCCAGACAAGGCGCCGGCACAGATCGTCACCGCAGCCAGTGAGGCCTTCGCCAAACTCCAGGCGACGCAGTAG
- a CDS encoding transcriptional regulator, whose amino-acid sequence MALTREFRHTVVARVQRDPRFREVLFTEALNAYFSGDTTVGKAMLRDLVNATVGFEELAMTLKKPSKSLHRMLAPRGNPSTDNFFSIVCALQKKARVKLRVTAKAS is encoded by the coding sequence ATGGCATTGACGAGGGAATTTAGGCATACCGTAGTGGCCCGAGTACAACGTGATCCTCGATTTCGTGAAGTTCTATTTACTGAGGCGCTCAATGCATATTTTTCTGGAGATACGACTGTGGGAAAGGCAATGTTGCGGGATCTTGTCAATGCAACGGTCGGGTTCGAAGAACTAGCCATGACTCTGAAAAAACCCAGTAAGAGTTTACATCGGATGTTGGCACCTCGTGGTAATCCCAGCACGGACAATTTCTTTAGCATTGTCTGCGCCCTCCAGAAGAAGGCGCGTGTGAAATTACGTGTGACCGCAAAAGCGAGTTAA
- a CDS encoding HigA family addiction module antitoxin, with product MARKRVLEPIHPGEILFEEFMKPMGISINRLARDIQVSPGRISSIVNGKRAISADTALRLGKYLRTSSDLWIGLQGEFDLRVTKRTIGPEIERCIQAYVA from the coding sequence ATGGCACGGAAACGGGTGCTTGAGCCGATTCATCCAGGTGAGATCTTGTTCGAAGAGTTTATGAAGCCCATGGGCATCAGCATCAACCGGTTGGCTCGGGATATCCAGGTATCTCCGGGACGGATCAGCTCCATTGTGAATGGAAAACGCGCCATCAGTGCCGATACGGCGCTTCGATTGGGCAAGTATTTAAGGACGTCGTCGGACCTCTGGATCGGACTCCAAGGGGAATTTGATTTACGAGTGACCAAACGCACAATCGGGCCTGAAATTGAGCGATGTATTCAGGCCTATGTCGCGTGA
- a CDS encoding alpha/beta fold hydrolase, whose protein sequence is MFYTIMIHAIPGMGADRRMYPIPWSSLPEFFAHDWMPYANELSLADVARSMCEAMSIEDGDILVGSSLGGMVACEITKIRSIPVLYLIGSAVQKEEINGLLALLHPLAKIAPIEWLRFLAGKIPMDVAQMFAEIEPSFIRAMCSAIFQWDGLGATNTKVFRIHGKHDIVIPVPMQADLLLDGGHLISMTHAEECVTFIMTNQRIG, encoded by the coding sequence TTGTTCTACACCATTATGATCCATGCCATTCCCGGTATGGGTGCTGACCGCCGCATGTATCCAATTCCATGGTCAAGTCTGCCTGAATTCTTCGCGCACGACTGGATGCCCTATGCGAATGAGCTGAGTCTGGCCGATGTGGCTCGGTCAATGTGTGAAGCAATGTCCATTGAGGACGGCGATATCCTTGTGGGTTCTTCTTTGGGAGGGATGGTTGCATGCGAGATAACAAAAATCAGAAGCATTCCGGTTCTATACTTGATTGGCAGTGCGGTACAAAAAGAGGAGATTAACGGACTTTTGGCTCTGCTTCATCCGCTTGCGAAGATTGCCCCGATCGAGTGGCTTCGATTTTTAGCAGGCAAGATCCCGATGGATGTCGCACAGATGTTCGCGGAGATTGAGCCTTCATTTATTCGGGCAATGTGTTCAGCCATTTTCCAATGGGACGGGCTTGGGGCTACAAACACAAAGGTCTTTCGAATCCACGGTAAACACGACATTGTTATTCCTGTACCAATGCAGGCTGATCTATTACTTGATGGTGGGCACCTAATCTCAATGACGCATGCAGAGGAGTGTGTGACATTTATCATGACTAACCAACGGATTGGCTAA
- the crcB gene encoding fluoride efflux transporter CrcB, which yields MRDDKQRRSTILPLLALTCSRDSTEALQYNEASIEWTFTESHILRTLFLIGTGGFIGSILRYLVSGYAQQLSKSIQFPFGTLAVNILGCALVGFLAELADQRGVITGETRAFLIVGLLGGFTTFSAFGNETMNLLRDGELWLACGNIIGHTVLGLGAVWLGYSTAYLLWK from the coding sequence ATGAGGGACGACAAACAACGTAGATCAACAATTCTCCCTCTACTCGCTCTCACCTGTTCACGTGACTCGACTGAAGCACTTCAGTACAATGAGGCGTCAATCGAGTGGACCTTTACAGAGAGTCATATTCTGCGAACGCTTTTCCTCATCGGCACCGGAGGGTTCATCGGCTCGATCCTTCGCTATCTGGTGAGCGGCTATGCTCAACAATTGAGCAAGAGCATTCAATTCCCGTTCGGCACCCTGGCAGTCAATATTCTCGGCTGCGCACTGGTCGGCTTCCTTGCGGAACTGGCTGATCAACGAGGTGTGATCACTGGGGAAACTCGAGCCTTTCTGATAGTCGGGCTGCTTGGTGGGTTCACCACGTTTTCAGCGTTTGGGAACGAAACGATGAACCTCTTACGTGATGGAGAACTGTGGCTCGCCTGCGGCAACATCATCGGCCATACGGTCCTGGGCCTTGGCGCCGTCTGGCTCGGCTACTCCACGGCCTATCTGTTATGGAAATGA
- the aroC gene encoding chorismate synthase, whose protein sequence is MAGNTFGHIFAVTSFGESHGPAIGCVVDGCPPGLALSAEDIQKDLDRRKPGTSRHVTQRQESDTVEILSGVFEGKTTGTSIALLIRNEDQRSRDYGNLVDTFRPGHADYTYWQKYGIRDYRGGGRASARETAVRVAAAAIARKWLNEKYGVVIRGYLSQLGPHELPFKSWDAVGQNPFFSADPDAVAKLEAFMDELRKAGDSVGAKITTIAEHVPVGWGAPVYAKLDSDLAAAMMSINAVKAVEVGSGFASVTQRGSEHGDELTPEGFLSNNAGGILGGISTGQDVVVTIGIKPTSSIRIPRKSIDKQGNPVMVETNGRHDPCVGIRATPIAEAMMALVLMDHALLHRAQNADVKTATPKLPGSASK, encoded by the coding sequence ATGGCCGGTAATACATTTGGTCACATCTTTGCCGTTACCTCCTTCGGCGAAAGCCATGGGCCGGCGATCGGCTGTGTCGTCGATGGCTGCCCACCTGGGCTGGCACTCTCAGCCGAAGATATTCAAAAAGACCTCGACCGGCGTAAGCCTGGAACTTCCCGCCATGTGACCCAGCGGCAGGAGTCCGATACCGTTGAAATTCTCTCAGGGGTGTTCGAAGGCAAGACGACTGGTACGTCGATCGCGCTCTTGATTCGGAACGAAGACCAACGGAGCCGGGATTACGGCAATTTGGTTGATACGTTCCGGCCAGGACACGCCGATTACACCTATTGGCAGAAGTACGGCATTCGCGATTATCGAGGTGGTGGACGTGCCTCGGCTCGTGAGACAGCGGTTCGTGTCGCTGCGGCGGCCATTGCAAGAAAGTGGCTCAATGAAAAGTATGGGGTCGTGATTCGTGGCTATCTCAGCCAGCTCGGACCGCATGAGTTGCCGTTCAAAAGTTGGGATGCTGTGGGGCAGAATCCATTCTTCTCAGCCGATCCCGATGCAGTTGCCAAACTGGAAGCCTTCATGGATGAACTGCGGAAAGCCGGTGATTCCGTTGGCGCTAAGATTACGACGATCGCCGAACATGTGCCGGTTGGATGGGGCGCACCGGTCTATGCCAAATTGGATTCGGACTTGGCCGCTGCCATGATGAGCATCAATGCCGTGAAAGCGGTTGAAGTTGGATCAGGCTTCGCCTCGGTCACTCAGCGCGGATCGGAACATGGCGACGAACTGACCCCGGAAGGCTTTCTCTCCAACAACGCCGGCGGAATTCTCGGTGGGATTTCAACCGGTCAAGATGTTGTTGTGACGATCGGTATTAAGCCCACATCGAGCATTCGCATCCCACGCAAATCTATCGATAAGCAAGGCAATCCGGTCATGGTCGAAACCAACGGCCGCCACGACCCCTGCGTCGGCATCCGCGCCACACCGATCGCCGAAGCCATGATGGCCCTCGTCCTCATGGACCATGCGCTGCTGCATCGCGCGCAGAATGCGGACGTGAAGACAGCCACGCCTAAACTTCCCGGATCAGCTTCGAAATAG